The Streptomyces sp. NBC_00435 nucleotide sequence CGGACCCCGAGCGCTACATGCTCACCCAGGGCCTGATCCAGCTGCAGTACCAGATGGGCTACGAGACGGACCTGCCGGTGCTGTTCGCCGGTGTGACCATCGCGATGATCCCGATGCTGGTGGTCTACCTGTCCTTCCAGCGCCAGATCCAGGCCGGCCTGACCTCCGCCACGCTCAAGTAGCGTCAGGCGGACGGGTCGGGCACGACCGACCAACTGACCGCCGAGACGGAGGGGTCCAGGGAGAGGTTGCTGACCGCTTCCTCCAGCATCCGGCCCCCCTCGCCCTCGGCGGTCAGCAGCGCGGACACCGTCACCAGGCCGGCCTCCGGACCGTCCTGGCTGCGGATCGAGCGCAGCTGGTAGCCCGGCCGGCCGAGCGCGTCGACGAGCCGGTGGCGGATGTGGGCCTCCTCCGCCTCCAGGCACACGGCCTCGAAGTGGAAGTCGGTGGCCACTTCGGCCCCGCCCCCCGGCTCGCGGTCCATGCGCCGGCCCAGCGGGCGCAGCAGGAGGTTGGCTCCCACCACGCCCACCGTGCCGAAGGCCGCCAGGACGAACATACCGGTGCCGGCGAGGCAGCCCACCGCCGCCGAACACCACAGGGTGGCGGCCGTGTTCAGACCCCGGACGCTCAGCCCGTCACGCATGATCACGCCGGCGCCGAGGAAGCCGATCCCCGAGACGATCTGGGCGGCGACCCGCGAGCCGTCGTACTGGACCTCCGAGACCTCGCTCATGAAACCGTACTGCGAGAGCAGTACGAAGAGCGCGGCGCCGCCCGCCACCAGGGCGTTGGTCCGCAGGCCCGCCATCCGGGCCCGCCACTGCCGTTCCAGGCCGATCGCCGCCCCGAATCCGAGCGCCGCGGCCAGGTGCCCGGCCATCTCCCATTCGGTGAGCATCATCGGCCCTCTCCCTTCCTTGGTGCGGGGCTCCTAGAGCCAGGTGCCGAACTTGCGGATGTACACGGTCTTCAGCAGCTGCGTGAGCGTGCAGTACGCCAGCAGCACGCCGATCAGCCACGGGAAGTAGCTCACCGGCAGGGGCACGAAGCCCAGCGAGGCGGCCAGCGGGGAGAAGGGCAGGAAGAGCCCGGTCAGCACCGCGAGGACGGTCATCACCATCACCGGCCAGGACGCCCGCGACTGGATGAAGGGGATCTTGCGGGTACGGATCATGTGGACGATCAGGGTCTGCGAGAGCAGGCCCTCGATGAACCAGCCGGACTGGAAGAGCGCCTGGTGCGCCTCGGTGTTGGCCGCGAAGACGTTCCACATGATGACGAACATCGCGATGTCGAAGATCGAGCTGATCGGGCCGATGCAGAGCATGAAGCGGCCGATGCCCCGGGCGTCCCAGTTGCGGGGCTTGCGCAGGTACTCCTCGTCCATCCGGTCCCACGGCGTGGCCAGCTGGGCGATGTCGTAGACCAGGTTCTGGACCAGCAGCATGATCGCGAGCATCGGCTGGAAGGGGATGAAGGCGCTCGCCACCAGCACGGAGAAGACGTTGCCGAAGTTGGAGCTGGCCGTCATCTTGATGTACTTGATCGTGTTGCCGAAGGTGGTCCGGCCCTGGATCACGCCCTGCTCCAGGACGGTCAGGTCCTTCTCCAGCAGGATGATGTCGGCGGACTCCTTGGCGATGTCGACGGCGGTGTCGACCGAGATGCCGACGTCCGCGTCGCGCAGCGCCGCCGCGTCGTTGATGCCGTCCCCCAGGAAGCCGACCGTG carries:
- a CDS encoding MgtC/SapB family protein — encoded protein: MMLTEWEMAGHLAAALGFGAAIGLERQWRARMAGLRTNALVAGGAALFVLLSQYGFMSEVSEVQYDGSRVAAQIVSGIGFLGAGVIMRDGLSVRGLNTAATLWCSAAVGCLAGTGMFVLAAFGTVGVVGANLLLRPLGRRMDREPGGGAEVATDFHFEAVCLEAEEAHIRHRLVDALGRPGYQLRSIRSQDGPEAGLVTVSALLTAEGEGGRMLEEAVSNLSLDPSVSAVSWSVVPDPSA